A single region of the Raphanus sativus cultivar WK10039 chromosome 1, ASM80110v3, whole genome shotgun sequence genome encodes:
- the LOC108861238 gene encoding protein C2-DOMAIN ABA-RELATED 8 has product MEDLVGLLRIRVKRGTNLVSRDSQSSDPFVVITMGPQTLKTSRVENNCNPEWNDELTLAFNDYNQPVNLEVYDKDTFTSHDKMGDAEIDVRPFLEIQAMGLQELPEGTEVKRVKPSTDNCLVEESRIVFSNGKIVQDMILKLRNVERGEVEIQIEWISVP; this is encoded by the exons ATGGAGGATCTTGTGGGACTTCTTAGAATCCGAGTGAAAAGAGGGACTAATCTTGTTAGTCGAGACTCTCAGAGCAGCGACCCTTTCGTCGTCATAACTATGGGTCCTCAG ACATTGAAGACTAGTCGTGTGGAAAATAACTGTAACCCTGAGTGGAACGACGAACTGACGCTTGCATTCAATGATTATAATCAACCTGTGAATCTC GAAGTTTATGATAAAGATACATTCACTTCCCATGACAAGATGGGAGATGCGGAAATAGACGTCAGGCCATTTCTTGAGATTCAAGCAATGGGTCTTCAAGAACTACCTGAAGGAACCGAGGTCAAGAGAGTGAAGCCGAGTACAGACAATTGTTTGGTTGAAGAGAGCAGAATCGTTTTCAGTAATGGAAAAATCGTCCAAGACATGATTCTCAAGCTGAGAAATGTCGAAAGAGGTGAGGTTGAGATTCAAATTGAGTGGATCAGTGTTCCATAG